Proteins co-encoded in one Natronorubrum daqingense genomic window:
- the rdfA gene encoding rod-determining factor RdfA — protein MSGYGCKVCRILDEYGMERYEKQLLQQWQADQSQRKGYRQLADWFNTLMLRREMDRAGLSTLGDEAESKYERLQSEKAIAEEVATELSNAGVPTEQLRKDFVSYGVIRTHLKDCLDSDVELSSGEWEREAIEISQDHATTKIEEAIRSLQNKEKLSAGSEITVSVNVELECENCHTRVPADRAIRREYVCDCDD, from the coding sequence ATGAGCGGGTATGGGTGTAAAGTTTGTCGAATATTAGACGAATATGGTATGGAGCGATACGAAAAACAATTGCTTCAGCAGTGGCAAGCCGATCAATCTCAGCGAAAAGGCTATAGGCAACTTGCGGACTGGTTCAACACGCTGATGTTACGTCGTGAAATGGACCGTGCGGGTCTTTCGACTCTCGGCGATGAAGCCGAATCGAAATACGAGCGACTGCAGTCAGAGAAAGCGATTGCCGAGGAAGTTGCGACTGAGTTATCGAACGCAGGAGTTCCGACCGAGCAGTTGCGAAAGGACTTCGTTTCCTACGGTGTCATTCGAACCCATCTAAAGGATTGTCTTGATTCCGATGTCGAACTCTCGAGTGGCGAATGGGAACGGGAAGCGATTGAAATATCCCAAGATCACGCGACAACGAAAATCGAGGAAGCTATTCGTTCGCTTCAAAATAAAGAGAAACTGAGCGCGGGTAGTGAGATTACGGTTTCTGTGAACGTCGAACTCGAATGCGAAAACTGTCACACACGCGTTCCCGCAGATCGAGCGATCCGTCGGGAATACGTCTGCGATTGCGATGACTAA
- a CDS encoding AsnC family transcriptional regulator produces the protein MTDRSDDTVLEIDEIDRRILEILANDPRSPYADISDELAHHGIELSSEGVRRRVTTLLDDMTSFFLPRPERNSWEIVLVTVKTENCENSKRAAFEAMADMDFWFVAEGFGTIDLYGIMTAKSNSEIGDLLVRLEALDSVREIDHFIETDRAVNIRNYLPVY, from the coding sequence ATGACTGATCGCTCCGACGATACCGTTCTCGAAATCGACGAGATCGACCGACGAATCCTCGAGATCCTTGCGAACGATCCTCGAAGTCCGTACGCGGATATTTCGGACGAACTGGCTCACCACGGAATTGAACTCAGTAGCGAAGGGGTCCGTCGACGCGTGACGACGTTACTCGACGACATGACGAGTTTCTTTCTCCCTCGTCCGGAACGCAACAGTTGGGAAATCGTTCTCGTCACGGTCAAAACCGAGAACTGTGAGAACTCGAAGCGAGCTGCGTTCGAGGCGATGGCAGACATGGATTTCTGGTTCGTCGCCGAAGGATTCGGAACTATCGACCTCTACGGAATCATGACTGCGAAATCGAATTCGGAAATTGGAGACCTGCTCGTTCGTCTGGAGGCCCTCGACTCGGTGAGAGAGATCGATCACTTCATCGAAACGGATCGAGCCGTGAACATTAGAAACTACTTGCCAGTTTACTAA
- a CDS encoding FxsA family protein — MLRWLFALMLIPFLDAVILAVVVSQTTYLGWVGMVLLVVLTGLVGMVFVRAEGRRTIRKMQRSMIQGEPPTNQLLDGGLLIAAGAFLLTPGLVTDLLGFLLVLPLTRIPIRAGLKRFVIVPYADKKTGGFASGNVWTFGFPDEEMAQETQTGSSGDGTVDLGADDYSVDAGGQQSYTVDLGDERTSDASGESTDDDGEEPTR; from the coding sequence ATGCTCCGGTGGCTCTTCGCGTTGATGCTCATCCCGTTTTTGGATGCGGTGATCCTGGCAGTCGTCGTCAGCCAGACGACGTACCTCGGCTGGGTTGGGATGGTGCTACTCGTCGTTTTGACCGGGCTCGTCGGCATGGTGTTCGTCCGTGCCGAGGGTCGTCGAACCATCCGGAAGATGCAGCGCTCGATGATTCAGGGAGAGCCGCCGACGAACCAACTCTTAGACGGTGGCCTCCTGATCGCAGCCGGTGCCTTCCTGCTCACCCCCGGATTAGTCACGGACCTCCTCGGCTTTTTGCTCGTCTTACCGCTAACCCGGATCCCGATTCGAGCCGGCCTCAAGCGCTTCGTGATCGTCCCCTACGCGGACAAGAAAACCGGCGGCTTCGCGAGTGGGAACGTCTGGACGTTTGGCTTCCCCGACGAAGAGATGGCTCAGGAGACCCAAACTGGCTCGAGTGGTGATGGAACGGTCGATCTCGGTGCCGACGACTACTCCGTCGACGCTGGTGGTCAGCAATCCTACACGGTCGATCTGGGTGACGAACGCACGTCGGACGCGTCGGGAGAATCGACCGACGACGACGGGGAAGAGCCAACTCGGTAG
- a CDS encoding thiolase family protein: MKEAVIVDAVRTPFGKRDGSFRDTHPQDLAAEPLKALRERNGFEPETIEDVIYGCVSPIGEQGLNVGRLAPMVAGWGDIVPGVQLNRMCGSGQQALNFAAANVMADQHDVLIAGGVEHMTRVPMGSDGGEGSGLTDTYFDHFDERTHQGEGAERIAEEYDLSREELDEIAVDSQRRWGEAWEDGRYDDQVVPVETELEGEEIVIEQDEHPRPGTDLETLSNLPLAFREEGDGFHHPGNSSGIVDGSSALLIASAEAAQAHGWEPMARVVQTEVVGVDPVTMLKGPIPATKQVLEQADLDISDIDLFEVNEAFASVVGAWLEETGASWEQVNVNGGAIAHGHPLGATGAMLTTKLAHELERTGQDRALSTMCIGFGQGIATIIERV, encoded by the coding sequence ATGAAAGAAGCAGTGATTGTCGATGCAGTACGGACCCCGTTCGGAAAGCGGGACGGATCGTTTCGAGATACACACCCACAGGACCTCGCGGCAGAGCCACTGAAGGCGCTTCGAGAACGTAACGGATTCGAGCCAGAGACGATCGAAGACGTCATTTACGGCTGTGTCTCGCCGATCGGCGAACAGGGACTCAACGTCGGCCGTCTCGCGCCGATGGTCGCCGGTTGGGGCGATATCGTTCCGGGTGTGCAACTCAATCGAATGTGTGGCTCGGGCCAGCAGGCGCTCAATTTCGCCGCGGCGAACGTCATGGCAGACCAACACGACGTGCTGATCGCGGGCGGGGTCGAGCACATGACTCGGGTGCCGATGGGATCGGACGGCGGCGAGGGAAGTGGGCTCACGGACACGTACTTCGACCATTTCGACGAACGAACCCATCAGGGCGAGGGTGCCGAACGCATCGCCGAGGAGTACGACCTCTCACGTGAGGAACTCGACGAAATCGCCGTCGATTCCCAGCGCCGCTGGGGCGAGGCGTGGGAAGATGGCCGGTACGACGACCAGGTCGTTCCCGTCGAGACCGAACTCGAGGGAGAAGAGATCGTTATCGAACAGGACGAGCACCCGCGTCCCGGGACCGACCTCGAGACGCTCTCGAACCTGCCGTTGGCGTTCCGCGAAGAGGGGGATGGATTCCACCATCCCGGAAACTCCTCCGGTATCGTCGACGGTTCGTCGGCGCTCCTGATCGCCAGTGCAGAGGCGGCCCAAGCACACGGCTGGGAGCCGATGGCTCGCGTCGTCCAGACGGAGGTCGTCGGCGTCGACCCCGTGACGATGTTGAAAGGTCCCATTCCGGCGACGAAGCAAGTCCTCGAGCAGGCCGACCTGGATATTTCGGACATCGACCTCTTCGAGGTCAACGAGGCCTTCGCCTCCGTCGTCGGTGCCTGGCTCGAGGAGACGGGCGCGTCCTGGGAGCAGGTCAACGTCAACGGCGGCGCGATCGCTCACGGCCACCCACTCGGGGCGACCGGGGCGATGCTCACCACGAAACTCGCCCACGAACTCGAGCGCACGGGACAAGACCGAGCGCTTTCGACCATGTGCATCGGCTTCGGCCAGGGTATCGCGACGATCATCGAGCGCGTCTAA
- a CDS encoding archaea-specific SMC-related protein, whose protein sequence is MSDHTLQIELENIGGIERKEISIPAGATFIQGPNAANKSSFLKGLLFALGGRSVPIRSGADEARVQLSVGDRQVERVAKRTTAGIETNGEAWVTDSDDATLLKRFAGLLETNSLRSAVTRNDDVESLLKEPINIEALEAERSTKISRKRELTDEIESTSDIDTRLDNTEQELTDKRDRLDELESTLETLYAKQETTDTDDTLQELREERADLRSDEADCDSQIEQLEAAVDRLEQRTTGIGENLEDAREAVEETDVETLKAERENARSELDEVRERLDVLQSALTTNREMLNSEFTGVLGRDSGLMGDEVTCWTCGRSSPVDDIEETVTELTELVEADKRRKRDREPEIEELTEQIEQVQRSESEIQRLETEKRDVEQKLESRRDSLEEQRERRQSIREQLDELDDEIAEQAADQRSERSELTDEIEETRVEIQTLRREIERLEETCESLRDKRIALQQKREVVDELSEEITALTDRIENLENELKTVFNDTMDDLLDVLEFDRIERVWLDGKFELVIAREVDGQVRSDSIEHLAESEREMIGLVLALAGFITYDVDEVTPVLVLDSLGAFDAERTRRLVDYFADETEYLLATVHPESTVDTAFETITFEPPV, encoded by the coding sequence ATGTCTGATCACACACTTCAAATTGAACTAGAAAATATTGGGGGTATCGAACGAAAAGAAATCTCTATTCCTGCGGGAGCAACCTTCATTCAGGGACCGAACGCAGCGAACAAGAGTTCGTTCCTGAAGGGACTCCTCTTCGCACTCGGAGGGAGGTCGGTTCCGATCCGAAGCGGCGCGGATGAAGCTCGCGTGCAGTTATCAGTCGGTGATAGGCAAGTCGAGCGAGTTGCGAAGCGAACGACGGCCGGTATCGAGACGAATGGAGAGGCGTGGGTTACCGATTCCGACGACGCCACCCTTCTCAAGCGGTTTGCAGGGTTACTCGAAACTAATTCGCTCAGGAGCGCTGTCACCCGTAACGACGACGTCGAGTCGCTGCTCAAAGAGCCGATAAACATCGAAGCGCTCGAAGCGGAGCGGTCGACGAAAATAAGCCGAAAGCGAGAGCTTACCGACGAGATTGAGTCGACTAGCGATATCGATACCCGTCTCGATAACACGGAACAGGAACTCACGGACAAACGCGACCGACTCGACGAACTCGAATCGACGCTCGAAACGTTGTACGCGAAACAGGAAACGACTGATACCGACGACACCCTCCAGGAATTACGAGAGGAGCGTGCGGACTTACGATCTGACGAAGCCGACTGTGACTCCCAGATCGAACAGCTCGAGGCCGCTGTCGACCGCCTTGAACAGCGCACAACCGGAATCGGAGAAAATCTCGAAGATGCCCGCGAGGCTGTCGAAGAAACCGACGTCGAGACACTCAAAGCAGAACGCGAGAACGCCCGATCTGAACTCGATGAGGTCCGTGAGCGCCTTGACGTCCTCCAATCGGCGCTCACCACCAACCGAGAAATGCTCAACTCCGAGTTTACCGGCGTTCTCGGTCGCGATTCGGGGCTAATGGGAGATGAAGTGACCTGTTGGACGTGTGGACGATCGTCACCCGTCGACGATATCGAAGAGACCGTTACCGAGTTGACGGAACTCGTCGAAGCAGACAAACGACGAAAACGAGACCGTGAACCGGAGATCGAAGAACTCACCGAGCAGATCGAGCAGGTCCAACGCTCCGAGTCAGAAATACAACGGCTCGAGACGGAAAAACGAGACGTCGAACAGAAACTCGAGAGTCGTCGTGATTCCCTCGAGGAGCAACGCGAGCGTCGCCAGTCAATCCGAGAACAACTCGACGAACTCGACGACGAGATCGCTGAACAGGCTGCTGACCAGCGCTCTGAACGATCGGAACTGACCGACGAGATCGAGGAGACGAGGGTCGAAATCCAGACGCTTCGCCGAGAAATCGAGCGACTCGAAGAGACCTGTGAATCGCTCCGTGACAAACGTATTGCGCTCCAACAAAAGCGAGAGGTGGTCGACGAACTCTCCGAAGAAATCACGGCGCTAACTGACCGGATCGAAAATCTCGAGAACGAACTCAAAACGGTGTTCAACGACACGATGGACGATCTGCTCGATGTCCTCGAGTTCGATCGAATCGAGCGCGTCTGGCTCGACGGCAAATTCGAACTCGTCATTGCTCGAGAAGTCGACGGCCAGGTTCGATCCGACTCGATTGAGCACCTCGCAGAGAGCGAGCGTGAAATGATCGGTCTCGTTCTCGCGTTGGCTGGGTTTATCACGTACGATGTCGACGAAGTCACACCAGTACTGGTCCTCGATTCGCTCGGTGCGTTCGACGCCGAACGAACACGCCGTCTCGTGGATTACTTCGCCGACGAGACGGAGTATCTGCTGGCGACGGTACACCCGGAATCCACGGTCGATACCGCGTTCGAAACGATCACGTTCGAACCACCAGTCTAA
- a CDS encoding DUF255 domain-containing protein has protein sequence MDDPTRVEWREWGREAFDEAADADVPLLLSLTATWCDHCHEMDAETYAEPRIAAHVNDSFVPIRVDVDRYPRVRDRYNMGGFPSTVFLAPDGSVLTGAGYLGPDGMRQVLDSVRTMWDTKGSGAGRIPRPLREDNPPAGELSGDVEVAMLGQLTEAYDETAGGWGQQPKFPLPDALEFALKRDQQMALRSFDAVSANLLDEYDGGFYRFATDRDWTGLQHEKLLDSNGALVRAFANAYLHTGKDEYRQPAERTIEYLTTTLWNDDVDAFANSQAPGDDDAHGLDATDRADADEPPVDDGVFAGSNALAIEGLLTYYAYTDNERARRYAERALETLRSDLVDDGVVSHALERPDIDDGTDAAPLLIDQARTLSALTTVTSTLDTNVLEEATGVADVTIEELHDGESFLDGPTTAVGLLDRPLRPLDANVTFAGALLELSVLTGEDRYREYARETLEAFGGASDRFGVQIARYATTTARLLEGPLVIRVGTDPGTDLHRAALRLADHEKIVVPNADDLEAGSARVELGDDVSDAAQTPQALSERVQSLLE, from the coding sequence ATGGACGATCCGACACGCGTCGAGTGGCGCGAGTGGGGACGGGAGGCCTTCGACGAAGCGGCTGACGCCGACGTTCCGCTCTTGCTCTCGCTCACGGCGACGTGGTGTGACCACTGTCACGAGATGGACGCAGAAACCTACGCGGAGCCCCGGATCGCGGCACACGTCAACGACAGTTTCGTGCCGATTCGGGTCGATGTCGACAGGTATCCACGCGTTCGCGATCGGTACAACATGGGCGGTTTTCCCTCGACGGTTTTTCTCGCACCCGACGGCTCGGTGCTCACCGGCGCGGGGTACCTCGGGCCCGACGGCATGCGACAGGTACTCGACAGCGTTCGGACGATGTGGGACACCAAGGGAAGCGGCGCTGGACGGATCCCGCGTCCGCTTCGCGAGGACAACCCGCCCGCGGGTGAGCTTTCTGGCGACGTCGAGGTCGCGATGCTGGGCCAGCTCACGGAGGCGTACGACGAAACTGCCGGTGGCTGGGGTCAACAACCGAAGTTCCCGCTTCCGGATGCCCTCGAGTTCGCGCTCAAACGCGACCAGCAGATGGCGTTGCGTTCGTTCGACGCGGTGAGTGCGAATCTGTTAGACGAGTACGACGGCGGCTTCTATCGATTCGCGACCGACCGAGACTGGACCGGCTTGCAACACGAGAAGCTGCTCGATTCGAACGGTGCGCTCGTTCGTGCGTTCGCGAACGCCTACCTCCACACGGGGAAAGACGAGTATCGCCAGCCTGCCGAACGGACGATCGAGTACCTTACGACGACGCTGTGGAACGACGACGTCGACGCCTTCGCGAACAGCCAGGCTCCCGGTGACGACGATGCGCACGGACTCGACGCGACCGACCGAGCCGACGCGGACGAACCGCCGGTCGACGACGGCGTCTTCGCCGGGTCGAACGCGCTAGCTATCGAAGGACTACTGACGTACTACGCCTACACCGACAACGAACGAGCGCGACGGTACGCCGAGCGTGCCCTCGAGACCCTGCGGTCCGATCTCGTCGACGACGGCGTCGTTTCCCACGCGCTCGAGCGCCCCGACATCGACGACGGAACCGACGCAGCACCGTTGCTCATCGATCAGGCGCGCACGCTGTCGGCGCTGACGACCGTCACGAGCACGCTCGATACCAACGTTCTCGAGGAGGCGACGGGCGTTGCGGACGTGACGATCGAGGAACTCCACGACGGGGAGTCGTTCCTCGACGGCCCGACGACGGCCGTCGGATTGCTCGATCGACCGCTGCGACCGCTCGACGCGAACGTCACGTTCGCGGGCGCACTCCTCGAATTGTCGGTGCTGACCGGCGAAGATCGGTATCGCGAGTACGCTCGCGAGACGCTCGAGGCCTTCGGCGGCGCGAGCGACCGATTCGGCGTCCAGATCGCCCGCTACGCGACGACCACGGCGCGCCTACTCGAGGGGCCGCTGGTGATTCGCGTCGGAACCGACCCCGGGACCGACCTCCATCGAGCCGCGCTTCGACTCGCCGACCACGAGAAAATCGTCGTTCCGAACGCCGACGACCTCGAGGCAGGGAGCGCCCGAGTCGAACTGGGTGACGACGTTTCGGACGCCGCACAAACGCCCCAGGCGTTGAGCGAACGGGTGCAGTCCCTTCTCGAGTGA
- a CDS encoding alcohol dehydrogenase catalytic domain-containing protein, which yields MRAAAFTGIGSPEHVEVEPFADPEANPGEAVLEVEACSINHHDLWILRDGFRVEEDQLPYVAGMDVAGTVSAVGDDVESVEPGDRVLLCPNQTCGSCRYCRDGPETHCERFDLYHGGLAEYAAVDADRLIRLPDTVDSVDAAAIPVAYMTAFRMLEEADVGPGDLVFVPGATGGVGVATVQLADVLGARTIGTSTSREKLDRLETLGADYVIESGGPDEIRDAVLEIGRVDVTINHLGGPYTEVGQNVLRRGGRMAICGQTAGPTSTLTMGDLFLNHKRIIGSTMGTQSDLERLVDLVADGRLDPVVDERYSLDDTDQAFADMDDRNALGKLVVEP from the coding sequence ATGCGCGCCGCAGCGTTTACCGGAATCGGTAGTCCAGAGCACGTCGAAGTCGAACCGTTCGCCGATCCCGAGGCGAACCCCGGAGAGGCGGTCCTCGAGGTCGAGGCCTGTTCGATCAACCACCACGACCTGTGGATCCTCCGCGATGGCTTCCGGGTTGAGGAAGACCAGTTGCCGTACGTCGCGGGGATGGACGTTGCCGGCACCGTTTCGGCGGTCGGCGACGACGTCGAGAGCGTCGAACCGGGCGACCGCGTTCTGCTCTGTCCAAATCAGACCTGTGGCTCCTGTCGGTACTGCCGTGACGGGCCGGAAACTCACTGTGAACGATTCGATCTCTACCACGGCGGCCTCGCGGAGTACGCGGCGGTCGACGCCGATCGGCTTATTCGGCTCCCGGATACCGTCGACTCCGTGGACGCGGCAGCGATCCCCGTGGCGTACATGACTGCGTTCCGTATGCTCGAGGAAGCCGACGTCGGCCCCGGTGACCTCGTGTTCGTCCCGGGTGCGACCGGTGGCGTCGGTGTCGCCACCGTCCAACTCGCCGACGTTCTCGGCGCTCGGACGATCGGAACGTCGACCTCTCGAGAGAAACTCGACCGGCTCGAGACGCTCGGCGCCGATTACGTCATCGAATCCGGCGGTCCCGACGAGATTCGCGATGCGGTCCTCGAGATTGGCCGCGTCGACGTGACGATAAACCACCTCGGTGGCCCGTACACCGAGGTCGGACAAAACGTCCTGCGACGCGGCGGACGCATGGCGATCTGCGGACAGACGGCGGGACCGACCTCGACGCTCACGATGGGCGATCTCTTCTTGAATCACAAGCGGATCATCGGGAGCACGATGGGAACACAGTCGGATCTCGAGCGTCTCGTCGATCTGGTTGCCGACGGCCGACTCGATCCGGTCGTGGACGAACGCTATTCGCTCGACGACACCGATCAGGCGTTCGCCGATATGGACGATCGAAACGCGCTCGGTAAACTCGTCGTCGAGCCCTGA
- a CDS encoding class I adenylate-forming enzyme family protein — protein sequence MDGLTLGDLAETNARKYPDDDCLVSLVDGTRDSITFREFDDRVNQVARVLADRGVTEDDRVAVYMQNHPETIYSYYAAMKLGALPVPINHRFKDEEVGYVLEDSGASVCFFDSESRETISTVAGSDDVQIGEYLYHGADAPAFADGLDAARDGVSTDRVDVVPTRLDAAALMYTSGTTGKPKGCVLTHDNVIQNSVNTVYSCHLEEEEDRFLVVTPLFHIAAFALFNNTFYCGSTTYLMNEFDPARVMEVIETERITGSFFVPTMSRRLLTVDEFEDYDLSAFDHYMTGGAPSGDALKTAIIESFDTNLYEVFGQTETSPVTCLLGPEHALEKPDSIGREIVNVAVKIVDDDGDEVDRGDIGRIAYRGPTVFEGYLGMPEKTDEVFDDEGYFVSSDLVRRDEDGFLHFVGRYDDMIISGGENIHPAEIEEVLHEHERISEVAVVGVPDEAWTERVKAAVVLHDGESLTDAEVSEYVGSHIADFKKPREVEFHEALPRNPTGKILKDELK from the coding sequence ATGGACGGGCTGACTCTCGGAGACCTCGCAGAGACGAATGCGCGCAAGTATCCCGACGACGACTGCCTCGTTTCGCTCGTCGACGGAACTCGAGACTCGATCACGTTCCGCGAGTTCGACGACCGAGTGAATCAGGTCGCTCGAGTGCTCGCTGACCGCGGAGTCACGGAGGACGACCGAGTCGCCGTTTACATGCAAAATCATCCGGAGACGATCTACTCCTACTACGCTGCGATGAAACTCGGGGCCCTGCCGGTACCGATCAACCACCGGTTCAAAGACGAGGAAGTGGGCTACGTTCTCGAGGATAGCGGCGCGTCGGTGTGCTTCTTCGACTCCGAGTCGAGGGAAACGATTTCGACGGTCGCTGGGAGCGACGACGTACAGATCGGTGAATACCTGTACCACGGAGCGGACGCTCCCGCCTTTGCCGACGGTCTCGATGCTGCCCGCGACGGTGTTTCCACCGATCGCGTCGACGTCGTGCCGACTCGACTCGACGCCGCCGCGCTCATGTACACGAGCGGGACAACGGGGAAACCGAAAGGCTGCGTCCTCACTCACGACAACGTCATCCAGAACTCCGTGAATACCGTCTACAGCTGTCATCTCGAGGAGGAAGAAGATCGATTTCTCGTCGTTACCCCGCTGTTTCACATCGCGGCGTTCGCACTGTTCAATAACACCTTCTACTGCGGATCGACGACGTATCTGATGAACGAATTCGATCCCGCTCGCGTGATGGAAGTCATCGAAACCGAACGCATTACTGGCTCGTTTTTCGTCCCGACGATGAGTCGAAGGCTACTCACCGTCGACGAGTTCGAAGACTACGATCTCTCCGCCTTCGATCACTACATGACCGGTGGCGCACCGTCCGGCGACGCACTCAAAACAGCGATTATCGAATCGTTCGACACGAATCTCTACGAGGTGTTCGGCCAGACCGAAACGTCCCCCGTCACCTGTCTGCTCGGTCCAGAACACGCACTCGAGAAGCCAGACAGCATCGGGAGGGAGATCGTCAACGTCGCCGTCAAGATCGTCGACGACGACGGGGACGAAGTGGACCGCGGCGATATCGGTCGAATCGCGTACCGCGGGCCGACCGTGTTCGAAGGGTATCTCGGAATGCCCGAAAAGACCGATGAGGTGTTCGACGACGAGGGGTACTTCGTCTCTTCTGACCTCGTCCGGCGGGACGAAGACGGATTCCTCCACTTCGTCGGGCGATACGATGATATGATCATCTCTGGCGGAGAGAACATTCACCCCGCCGAAATCGAGGAGGTCTTGCACGAACACGAGCGAATTTCGGAGGTCGCCGTTGTCGGCGTTCCCGACGAAGCGTGGACCGAGCGCGTGAAAGCGGCCGTCGTACTCCACGATGGTGAGTCGCTGACCGATGCGGAGGTCAGCGAGTACGTCGGGAGCCATATTGCCGACTTTAAGAAACCCCGTGAGGTCGAGTTCCACGAGGCACTGCCGCGAAATCCGACCGGGAAGATCCTCAAGGATGAACTGAAATGA